In a single window of the Bacillus mycoides genome:
- the tgt gene encoding tRNA guanosine(34) transglycosylase Tgt, protein MTAIRYEFIKTCKQTGARLGRVHTPHGSFDTPTFMPVGTLATVKTMSPEELKAMDSGIILSNTYHLWLRPGHEIIREAGGLHKFMNWDRAILTDSGGFQVFSLSDFRRIEEEGVHFRNHLNGDKLFLSPEKAMEIQNALGSDIMMAFDECPPFPATFEYMKKSVERTSRWAERCLKAHERPQDQGLFGIVQGGEFEELRRQSAKDLVSMDFPGYAIGGLSVGEPKDIMNRVLEFTTPLLPDDKPRYLMGVGSPDSLIDGAIRGVDMFDCVLPTRIARNGTCMTSEGRLVVKNAKFARDFGPLDPNCDCYTCKNYSRAYIRHLMKCDETFGIRLTSYHNLHFLLNLMEQVRQAIREDRLGDFREEFFEQYGFNKPNAKNF, encoded by the coding sequence ATGACAGCAATTCGTTATGAATTTATTAAAACTTGTAAACAAACGGGTGCGCGTTTAGGTCGAGTGCACACGCCACACGGCTCATTTGATACACCGACATTTATGCCAGTTGGTACACTTGCAACAGTTAAAACAATGTCACCAGAAGAATTAAAAGCAATGGATTCTGGCATTATTTTAAGCAATACGTATCATTTATGGCTACGTCCAGGCCACGAAATTATTCGTGAAGCAGGTGGCTTGCATAAGTTTATGAACTGGGATCGTGCAATCTTAACGGATTCAGGTGGATTCCAAGTATTTAGCTTAAGTGATTTCCGACGTATTGAAGAGGAAGGTGTTCATTTCCGCAATCACTTAAATGGCGATAAATTATTCTTATCTCCAGAAAAAGCGATGGAAATCCAAAATGCATTAGGTTCAGATATCATGATGGCATTTGATGAGTGTCCACCGTTCCCAGCGACTTTTGAATACATGAAAAAGTCGGTAGAGCGTACAAGCCGCTGGGCAGAGCGTTGCCTAAAGGCGCATGAACGTCCACAAGATCAAGGTTTATTCGGTATTGTACAGGGCGGGGAGTTTGAAGAACTTCGTCGTCAAAGTGCGAAAGATCTTGTTTCAATGGACTTCCCTGGCTATGCTATCGGCGGTCTATCTGTTGGTGAACCGAAGGATATTATGAATCGTGTTCTTGAGTTTACAACACCACTTCTTCCTGATGATAAACCACGTTACTTAATGGGTGTAGGTTCTCCTGACTCGTTAATTGATGGTGCGATTCGCGGTGTTGATATGTTTGACTGTGTACTTCCAACTCGTATCGCTCGAAATGGTACATGTATGACAAGTGAAGGCCGCTTAGTTGTGAAAAATGCGAAATTCGCTAGAGACTTCGGGCCGCTTGATCCGAACTGTGATTGCTACACATGTAAAAACTATTCTCGTGCGTACATTCGTCACTTAATGAAATGTGATGAAACGTTCGGAATTCGTTTAACGTCTTATCACAACCTTCATTTTCTGTTAAACTTAATGGAGCAGGTGAGACAAGCTATTCGTGAAGACCGTCTTGGCGATTTCCGCGAAGAGTTCTTTGAACAGTATGGCTTTAATAAACCGAATGCTAAAAACTTCTAA
- a CDS encoding DUF421 domain-containing protein has translation MEWVSIIGRTMLLYIIILIIFRLMGKREIGELSVLDLVVFIMLGEMAVVAIENTDKSLWHQLVPMTFLMCIQIILSVISLKFQRFRHLIEGEPAILVNAGKIDEKKMRKQRYNIDDLLMQLREQGIGDVRDVEYAILEPSGKLSVFQKQKSKKSKNDTPIFTLPLIIDGEIQYNHLQMIEHTDGWLVEKLNNLGYKDVKRILYCSFQNGQFFVDLKEN, from the coding sequence ATGGAATGGGTATCAATAATCGGACGAACAATGCTTTTGTATATAATCATTTTAATTATTTTTCGTCTTATGGGTAAACGTGAAATTGGAGAATTAAGTGTATTAGATTTAGTTGTATTCATTATGCTCGGTGAAATGGCTGTAGTGGCAATCGAAAATACAGATAAATCACTTTGGCATCAATTAGTTCCAATGACTTTTCTTATGTGTATACAAATCATTTTGTCGGTCATTTCTTTAAAGTTTCAGCGTTTTCGGCATTTAATAGAAGGGGAGCCTGCGATTCTTGTGAATGCAGGTAAAATTGATGAAAAAAAGATGCGGAAGCAGCGATATAACATAGATGATTTATTGATGCAACTACGTGAGCAAGGAATCGGAGATGTGCGTGATGTAGAATACGCTATTTTAGAACCATCTGGAAAGTTATCTGTCTTTCAAAAACAAAAAAGTAAAAAGAGCAAAAATGATACACCAATTTTTACACTCCCACTAATTATTGATGGAGAAATTCAATACAATCATTTGCAAATGATCGAACATACAGATGGGTGGCTCGTTGAGAAACTGAATAACTTAGGTTATAAAGATGTGAAACGAATTTTATATTGTAGTTTTCAAAATGGACAGTTTTTCGTTGATTTGAAAGAAAATTAG
- the ruvB gene encoding Holliday junction branch migration DNA helicase RuvB has translation MDERLLSGESGYEDADLEYSLRPQTLRQYIGQDKAKHNLEVFIEAAKMREETLDHVLLYGPPGLGKTTLANIIANEMGVNIRTTSGPAIERPGDLAAVLTALQPGDVLFIDEIHRLHRSIEEVLYPAMEDFCLDIVIGKGPSARSVRLDLPPFTLVGATTRAGALSAPLRDRFGVLSRLEYYTVDQLSAIVERTAEVFEVEIDSLAALEIARRARGTPRIANRLLRRVRDFAQVRSDGTIAMEITQMALELLQVDKLGLDHIDHKLLLGIIEKFRGGPVGLETVSATIGEESHTIEDVYEPYLLQIGFLQRTPRGRIVTPLAYEHFGMEMPKV, from the coding sequence ATGGACGAACGTCTCCTTTCAGGGGAATCTGGATACGAAGATGCGGATTTAGAGTATTCATTACGGCCACAGACGCTCCGTCAGTACATTGGCCAAGATAAAGCGAAACATAATTTAGAAGTGTTTATTGAAGCGGCGAAAATGCGTGAAGAAACGTTAGATCACGTACTTTTATATGGCCCACCTGGACTTGGTAAAACGACGCTTGCGAATATTATTGCCAATGAAATGGGTGTTAACATTCGAACGACGTCAGGTCCCGCAATTGAAAGACCAGGAGATTTAGCAGCTGTATTAACAGCGCTTCAGCCAGGAGATGTATTATTTATTGATGAAATTCATCGTTTGCATAGATCTATTGAAGAAGTGCTATACCCAGCGATGGAAGACTTTTGCCTTGATATCGTTATTGGGAAAGGACCATCAGCTCGCTCTGTACGCCTAGATTTACCTCCATTTACGCTAGTTGGGGCAACGACGCGTGCAGGTGCATTATCAGCACCACTTCGTGACCGTTTCGGTGTACTTTCACGATTAGAGTACTATACAGTAGATCAGCTTTCTGCGATTGTAGAACGCACAGCAGAAGTGTTTGAAGTTGAAATAGATTCGTTAGCTGCATTAGAAATTGCAAGACGTGCCCGTGGTACACCTCGTATTGCGAATCGTCTATTACGACGTGTACGTGACTTCGCACAAGTTCGCAGTGACGGAACGATTGCGATGGAAATTACACAAATGGCGTTAGAACTATTACAAGTAGATAAATTAGGACTTGATCATATCGACCATAAATTACTGCTTGGTATTATTGAAAAGTTCCGCGGTGGTCCAGTTGGATTAGAAACTGTTTCAGCAACGATTGGGGAAGAATCTCATACGATTGAAGATGTGTATGAGCCGTATTTATTACAAATTGGCTTTTTACAAAGAACGCCAAGAGGCCGGATCGTAACACCGCTCGCATATGAGCATTTCGGAATGGAGATGCCCAAAGTATGA
- a CDS encoding DUF2905 domain-containing protein, translating to MTEMPKLLITAGILLIVVGLAWKFIGRLPGDIFVKKGNVTFYFPIITCIVLSIALSFIMYIINRFK from the coding sequence ATGACGGAGATGCCAAAGCTGCTTATTACAGCTGGTATTTTGCTCATTGTTGTTGGATTAGCTTGGAAGTTCATAGGAAGGCTTCCAGGCGATATTTTTGTGAAAAAAGGTAACGTTACCTTTTATTTTCCTATCATTACATGTATTGTGTTAAGTATTGCATTATCTTTCATTATGTATATAATAAATCGATTCAAATAA
- the ruvA gene encoding Holliday junction DNA helicase RuvA, with protein MFEYVTGYVEYVGPEYVVIDHNGIGYQIFTPNPYVFQRSKQEIRVYTYHYVREDIMALYGFKTREERLLFTKLLGVSGIGPKGALAILASGQTGQVVQAIEHEDEKFLVKFPGVGKKTARQMILDLKGKLADVVPDAFVDLFSDTESFDTKKGSSVELDEALEALRALGYAEREVSRVVPELLKESLTTDQYIKKALSLLLNGKR; from the coding sequence TTGTTTGAATATGTTACAGGTTACGTGGAGTATGTAGGACCGGAATATGTCGTAATTGACCATAATGGAATTGGTTATCAAATTTTCACACCAAATCCGTATGTATTTCAAAGAAGTAAGCAAGAAATCCGTGTCTATACATATCATTATGTGAGAGAAGATATTATGGCACTTTACGGTTTTAAAACACGTGAAGAGCGTTTATTATTTACAAAATTGTTAGGTGTATCGGGGATTGGACCAAAAGGTGCTCTTGCAATTTTAGCTTCTGGTCAAACCGGACAGGTCGTTCAAGCGATTGAACATGAAGATGAGAAGTTCTTAGTGAAGTTCCCAGGCGTCGGAAAGAAAACAGCGCGCCAAATGATTTTAGATTTAAAAGGAAAACTAGCAGATGTTGTACCAGATGCGTTTGTTGATTTGTTCTCAGATACTGAAAGTTTTGATACGAAGAAAGGTTCATCAGTTGAACTTGATGAAGCACTGGAAGCACTGCGTGCACTTGGCTATGCAGAACGAGAAGTCTCTCGCGTTGTACCAGAGTTATTAAAAGAATCACTAACGACGGATCAATATATTAAAAAGGCACTTAGTCTTTTACTAAATGGTAAGAGGTGA
- a CDS encoding post-transcriptional regulator — MLDKEALVESYRGQLQVVLESKVEEFQMFGYDRVTDNDIWKFLKAKKWKKIDSDVRLYELVNDVLRVSTNEYMNYLTVEAYQAPLWSFDEYENK, encoded by the coding sequence ATGTTGGATAAAGAGGCTTTGGTAGAATCATACCGCGGACAGTTACAAGTCGTTTTAGAAAGTAAAGTAGAAGAGTTTCAAATGTTCGGTTACGACCGAGTGACAGATAATGATATTTGGAAGTTTCTCAAGGCGAAAAAGTGGAAAAAGATAGATAGTGATGTTAGGTTATATGAATTAGTAAATGATGTATTAAGAGTAAGTACTAATGAATATATGAATTATTTAACTGTTGAAGCATATCAAGCACCACTTTGGTCGTTTGATGAATATGAAAATAAATAA
- the yajC gene encoding preprotein translocase subunit YajC, producing the protein MNAGMMNIVMIVAMFAIFYFLLIRPQQKRQKAVAQMQNEIKKGDAIVTIGGLHATIESVDETKIVVKSGGAHLTFDRNAIREVVKN; encoded by the coding sequence ATGAATGCAGGTATGATGAATATCGTTATGATTGTTGCGATGTTTGCGATTTTCTATTTCTTATTAATTCGCCCGCAACAAAAGCGTCAAAAAGCAGTTGCACAAATGCAAAATGAAATCAAAAAAGGTGATGCTATCGTAACAATCGGTGGTTTACACGCTACAATCGAATCAGTGGATGAAACAAAAATTGTTGTTAAATCTGGTGGTGCACACTTAACTTTCGATCGCAATGCGATTCGTGAAGTTGTGAAAAACTAA
- the queA gene encoding tRNA preQ1(34) S-adenosylmethionine ribosyltransferase-isomerase QueA, whose translation MDINLFDFHLPEELIAQIPLEERETSRLMVLDRETGDIEHKHFTDILSYLQEGDCLVLNETKVMPARLHGVKEDTGAHIEVLLLKQEEGDKWETLIKPAKRVKEGTVISFGEGKLKATCIGTADQGGRQLEFSYDGIFYEILDELGEMPLPPYIKETLEDRDRYQTVYAKEIGSAAAPTAGLHFTEELLEKLKQKGVGLAFITLHVGLGTFRPVSADTIEEHHMHAEYYHMSEETAALLNRVKENGGRIITVGTTSTRTLETIATDNSGKLCAASGWTDIFMYPGYEFKAIDGLITNFHLPKSTLIMLVSAFSNRDNVLHAYNEAVKEKYRFFSFGDAMFVASHAKMRNK comes from the coding sequence ATGGATATTAATCTGTTTGATTTTCATTTACCAGAAGAACTCATTGCACAAATTCCGCTTGAAGAGCGTGAAACATCAAGATTGATGGTGTTAGACCGTGAAACAGGAGATATTGAGCATAAACATTTTACAGACATTCTTTCTTACTTACAAGAGGGGGATTGCTTAGTTTTAAATGAAACGAAAGTGATGCCAGCTCGCTTGCACGGTGTGAAAGAAGATACAGGTGCACACATTGAAGTGCTTCTTTTGAAACAAGAGGAAGGCGATAAGTGGGAAACGCTTATAAAGCCAGCGAAGCGTGTAAAAGAAGGAACTGTCATTTCTTTTGGTGAAGGAAAGTTAAAAGCAACTTGCATTGGAACAGCAGATCAAGGTGGGCGTCAACTTGAGTTTTCATATGACGGCATCTTTTATGAAATTTTAGACGAGCTTGGAGAAATGCCACTTCCTCCATATATTAAAGAGACGCTAGAAGATCGCGATCGTTATCAAACGGTATATGCGAAGGAAATCGGTTCAGCAGCAGCACCGACGGCTGGCCTTCACTTTACAGAAGAGTTACTTGAGAAATTGAAGCAAAAAGGCGTCGGGTTAGCATTCATTACACTCCATGTAGGACTTGGAACTTTTAGACCAGTTTCTGCAGATACTATTGAAGAGCATCATATGCACGCAGAGTATTACCATATGTCTGAAGAGACTGCGGCGTTATTAAACCGCGTGAAAGAGAATGGCGGCCGTATTATTACTGTAGGTACGACATCAACTCGTACGTTAGAAACGATTGCGACAGATAATAGTGGTAAGCTTTGCGCAGCTTCTGGCTGGACAGATATTTTTATGTACCCAGGATATGAATTTAAAGCAATTGATGGTTTAATTACAAACTTCCATTTGCCGAAATCAACATTAATTATGCTTGTAAGTGCATTTTCAAATAGAGATAATGTACTTCATGCTTATAATGAAGCAGTAAAAGAAAAATATCGTTTCTTTAGTTTCGGTGATGCGATGTTCGTTGCATCTCACGCTAAAATGAGAAACAAATAA
- the spoVB gene encoding stage V sporulation protein B: MTRQSFLKGAFILMIAGFITKILGFINRIVMARILGEEGVGLYMMAVPTFILAITLTQIGLPVAIAKFVAEAEAVNDKQRVKKILTVSLAVTSIISIILTIGIMLLTPILAKTLLTDERTYYPLMAILPVVPVIAVSSVLRGYFQGKQNMKPSAYAQVIEQVVRITIIAVCIRLFLPYGVEYAAAGAMLSAVLGEVASLLFLLTLFQREKHLSIRSGFFTTVKESKNTFYSLMDIALPTTGSRLIGSVSYFFEPIVVMQSLAIAGVAASVATQQYGILNGYAFPLLSLPAFITYALSTALVPSISEAMAKRQHKLVEHRLQQALRISLITGGWSVVILYVFASPVLTLMYGSDNAAAFIQLLAPCFLFHYFQSPLTSVLQALNLARAAMMNTFIGAIVKLIVIFVLASRPEFQMMGVALAIAANIVTVTFLHYATVLKKIAFTIYAKDYIFGGIAIGIAGTFGFYLHKYIVFSHSLGIQTLWEITLTTIVYIVLLFVFKLIRKEELSRLPIIRKLSFLK, translated from the coding sequence ATGACGAGACAAAGCTTTTTAAAAGGCGCATTTATTTTAATGATAGCCGGTTTTATTACAAAAATCCTTGGATTTATTAACCGCATTGTAATGGCACGTATTTTAGGCGAAGAAGGCGTCGGCCTTTATATGATGGCTGTCCCCACCTTCATTTTAGCAATTACATTAACACAAATTGGCCTTCCTGTTGCAATCGCAAAATTTGTAGCAGAAGCAGAAGCAGTGAACGATAAGCAAAGAGTTAAAAAAATATTAACTGTCTCACTAGCCGTTACATCCATTATTAGTATCATTTTAACAATTGGGATTATGCTACTCACACCTATTTTAGCAAAAACATTATTAACAGATGAAAGAACTTACTATCCATTAATGGCTATTTTACCTGTCGTCCCCGTTATTGCAGTTTCTTCCGTTTTACGTGGTTATTTCCAAGGGAAACAAAACATGAAGCCGAGCGCTTACGCTCAAGTCATAGAACAAGTTGTCCGCATTACAATTATCGCTGTATGCATTCGGTTATTTTTACCTTACGGCGTAGAATATGCTGCAGCCGGTGCCATGCTATCAGCTGTTCTAGGTGAAGTTGCATCTTTATTATTTTTACTTACTTTATTCCAACGCGAAAAACATTTATCTATACGCTCTGGATTTTTCACTACTGTAAAGGAGAGCAAAAATACATTTTATTCCCTTATGGACATTGCTTTACCAACTACAGGAAGCCGTTTAATTGGTTCCGTTTCTTATTTCTTTGAACCTATCGTCGTTATGCAAAGCTTAGCGATCGCCGGCGTTGCTGCTTCTGTCGCAACTCAGCAATACGGTATATTAAACGGATATGCGTTCCCACTTCTATCACTGCCAGCCTTTATTACATATGCTCTTTCTACAGCACTCGTCCCATCAATTAGCGAGGCAATGGCAAAGAGACAACACAAATTAGTAGAACACCGATTACAACAAGCACTTCGAATTTCCTTAATAACCGGCGGATGGTCAGTCGTTATATTATATGTATTTGCTTCTCCAGTTTTAACTCTCATGTACGGATCAGACAACGCGGCCGCTTTCATCCAGCTTCTTGCACCTTGCTTTTTATTTCATTATTTTCAAAGCCCCCTTACATCTGTGTTGCAAGCTTTAAACTTAGCACGCGCTGCTATGATGAACACATTTATTGGCGCTATCGTAAAATTAATCGTTATCTTTGTACTCGCTTCACGCCCAGAGTTCCAAATGATGGGGGTTGCCCTCGCCATCGCAGCAAATATAGTAACCGTAACATTCCTTCACTACGCCACTGTTTTAAAGAAAATTGCATTTACCATTTATGCAAAAGACTATATTTTCGGCGGAATTGCTATCGGGATTGCTGGTACCTTCGGTTTTTATCTTCATAAGTATATCGTTTTTTCTCATTCACTTGGCATACAAACATTATGGGAAATCACTTTAACAACAATCGTTTATATCGTTCTCCTCTTCGTTTTCAAACTCATTCGAAAAGAAGAATTAAGTCGTCTCCCTATCATTCGGAAACTTTCATTTTTGAAGTAA
- a CDS encoding TIGR04086 family membrane protein yields MDGTKKLSSAIGFGIITLLILASITSMIMALLLKFTNINEGTLVIIIFIIALLSMLMSGFIAGKKAQGKGWLVGFTTGLTFAILVFLVNYLGFSQTLSNSQLLYQLALMGASTLGGIFGVNMSKQNS; encoded by the coding sequence ATGGATGGAACGAAAAAATTATCGAGCGCAATCGGCTTCGGTATTATTACCCTATTAATCCTCGCATCTATTACAAGTATGATCATGGCTCTTTTATTAAAATTTACGAATATTAATGAAGGGACATTAGTAATTATTATTTTTATAATAGCCCTTCTATCTATGCTTATGTCTGGATTTATTGCTGGTAAAAAGGCACAAGGAAAAGGATGGCTAGTAGGTTTCACAACAGGCCTTACATTCGCTATTCTCGTCTTTCTCGTTAACTATTTAGGCTTCTCTCAAACTTTATCGAACTCACAGTTACTCTACCAATTAGCATTGATGGGTGCGAGTACACTCGGAGGTATTTTCGGTGTAAATATGTCAAAACAAAATAGTTAA